TAATATCGACGCCATCCAGAAGAACGTAGCGGCCAAGACCGCCGGCAGCGGCGATAAGGCGACGGCGGAGAAGGGCGGCGAAAAGAAGCTGGTCATCGATCGTCTGGTCATCAGCAAGGGCACCGTCAATCTGGCCACCGCCATTCCCGGTGTCAAAAGCAGTGCCACCTTGGCCGATATCGTGCTGACCGGCATCGGTCGCAAATCGGGCGGCGCCAGTGCCGGCGAAGTGGCCAAGCAAGTGATGGATGCCCTGACCAAGTCGGCGCTGAAGGCCGGCCAGTCCATGGGCATCGGCTCCATCGGCGATGCGGTCAAGGGCGCGGTGCCCGGCGATGCCGGCGGCGCGCTGAAGGGTGTGTTCGGTAAATAACGGGTTTGCCCGTGCCGTGGCGGGCGCCCCACGGGCATAAGGTTGCAACGCTGCCCGGCACTGACCATACTGCGACCCTCTTGTTTCCATGATGGGACCGGTCGCATGAAAGTCATGATCAACGGCGAAGAGCGCGCCTTGGCGGCGGCGCAAAGCGTCGAGGCGGTTTTGTTGGGTTTGGGCATCGATCCGCGCAAGGTGGCGGTCGAACGCAATCTTGAGATCGTGCCCAAATCCACCTACGCCCAGGTCATGGTCGGCGATGGCGACCGGCTGGAAATCGTTCATTTCATCGGCGGAGGATCGGCGGACGTGGTCAGCGACGATTATTTCGAGGTGGCCGGGCGCAAGTTCCGTTCGCGCCTGCTGGTGGGCACCGGCAAATACAAGGATTTCGACGAAACCGCCAAGGCCATCGCCGAATCGGGGGCGGAAATCGTCACCGTCGCCGTGCGCCGGGTCAATCTGTCCGATCCCAGCCAGCCCATGCTGGTGGATTACGTCAGCCCGAAGCAATACACCTATCTGCCCAACACCGCCGGCTGTTTCACCGCCGACGACGCCGTGCGCACGCTGCGCCTGGCGCGCGAGGCCGGCGGCTGGGATCTGGTCAAGCTGGAAGTCCTGGGTGACCAGAAGACGCTCTATCCCAATATGCCGGAAACCCTGAAGGCGGCCGAGGCGCTGATCAAGGACGGCTTCAAGGTCATGGTTTATTGTTCCGACGACCCCATCCAGGCCAAGATGCTGGAGGACATGGGGTGCGTCGCCATCATGCCGTTGGGGTCGCTGATCGGCTCGGGCCTGGGCATCATCAATCCCATCAATATCCGCTTGATCAAGGAAAGCGCCAAGGTGCCGGTCCTGGTCGATGCCGGCGTCGGCACCGCGTCGGACGCCGCGGTGGCCATGGAGCTGGGCTGCGACGGCGTGCTGATGAATACCGCCATCGCCGCCGCCAAGGACCCCATCGGCATGGCCAAGGCCATGCGGTTGGCGGTGGAGGCCGGTCGCCTGGCCTATCTGTCGGGCCGCATGCCCAAGAAGATGTATGCCGACCCCAGCTCGCCCCTGGCCGGGCTGATCTGAAAGGGGCGGGACGGGACACTGCCAATGGTGTTGCCGTCCCCCTTTTGGCCACAATACGTTCCGTCGCCCGGTTGTGCTTGGCCGTCCATAAGTTATTGATTTTATTGAGCCAACTTGAGCATTAGGAAAATATTTTTTCCCAAGGGTTATTTTTCACTTTTCGTCGCCGAAAAACGCTGTATATAGCCACTTCAGGTGAGACGTACAGCGCACGTGCCTCTGGCCCTACGGGGTTTAAGCAACGACGTCCAAGGCGTCTTCTGGGTGCAAGCGGGTTAACTCCCCGGTGCTTGGAGGATCAAGCTATGAACGTAGTGGCTCGGCAGACGCTGTCAGAGTTTTCCTATTCCAGCTTCGTGAACGGGTTACCCGCTCTGCAGGCCTTCGACCTGCTGTGGTGCGACGTCCGAAGTACCTCCCGGCGGATCTAACGGCTTCCCGAACAGCCGTCGTTTTCGGACTGACGACCCTGCCTGATGGCGGGGTTTCGGGGCCGCTTTCCTGACATTCGGGCTCGACGCCCAAATCAATACATCTGGGGAGGACTCGCGATGACCGCGAAGATCGCTCGTTTTCTGGAGGAAGTCCGTCCTGCGACGCCGTGTGTGGTCGTCGATCTGGACGTCGTGCGAGACAATTACATGGGCCTGCGCCACTGGCTGCCCTTGGCTCAGGTGTATTATGCCGTCAAGGCCAACCCGGCGCCGGAAATCATCCGCATGCTGGTGGGCCTGGGCTCCAGCTTCGACGTCGCCTCGCGCGGTGAAGTCGATCTGTGCCTGGAAAACGGTGCCCGCGCCGACAACATCTCGTTTGGCAACACCATTAAGAAGCAGTCGGACATCGCCTACGCCTATTCCAAGGGTGTGCGTCTGTACGCTTTCGACTCGGAAGCGGAACTGGAAAAGCTGGCCGAATCGGCCCCCGGTTCGCGCGTGTTCTGCCGCATCCTGATGACTTGCGATGGGGCCGAATGGCCGCTGTCGCGCAAGTTCGGCTGCGAGATCGAGATGGCCAAGGATCTGCTGGTCAAGGCGCGTGAACTGGGCATGGACCCTTACGGCGTGTCCTTCCACGTGGGCAGCCAGCAGACCGACCTCAATCAGTGGGACATCGCTGTCGGCAAGGCCGCCATGCTGTTCACCGCCCTGAACGAAGCCGGCATCGACCTGAAGATGATGAATTTGGGCGGCGGCTTCCCGGCCAAGTACCGCACCGACATCCCGGCGGTGGAACGCTATGCCGACGCCGTCATGCACGCCATGACCAACCATTTCGGCAATGCCCTGCCGGCCATGATCATCGAGCCGGGCCGGTCGCTGGTCGGCGATGCCGGCGTGTTGGAAGCGGAAGTGGTGCTGATCTCCAAGAAGTCCTATGACGAGGACGTGCGCTGGGTCTATCTGGACATCGGAAAGTTCGGCGGCTTGGCCGAAACCATGGACGAGGCCATCAAGTACCGCATTCAGACCCCCCGTGACGGCGAGGAAACCGCCCCCGTCGTGCTGGCCGGTCCGACCTGCGATTCCGCCGACATCCTGTACGAGAAGGCCGGTTACGAAATGCCGGTGACCCTGAAGGTGGGTGACAAGGTGCGCATCCTGTCGACCGGCGCCTACACCACCTCGTATTCGGCGGTGAACTTCAATGGCTTTGCCCCCTTGAAGGCCTATTTCATCTGATCCTATTGATCAGGACAAACAATCGGGGCGCGGCCGCAAGGGTCGCGCCCTGTTTGTTTTGCGTCACGGTCAGCACGTGCGGACAAAACCAGGCGCAACGCGGATGGACGCGGATTGGCACGGATGAACCCGGATAAAGATAAAATCCGCGTCTATCCGTGCAGCCGCGAAGCGGCATCCGCGTTTATCCGTGTTGCGGCTGGATTTCTCCGTCCCCCCGGTCTGTCGAGCAGACGGCACAAAAAAGGGCGCCAGCCCACAGGCCGCGCCCCGTTTGTCGCCGATACGACGATCACTCGTGTGGGTGGTCGTGGCAGAATTCCTCCAGCCCGTGTTGCCAGCCCTCTTCGGTTTCCAGGTGATGGTCATGGGCCAGCTTGACCTCGGCCTCCAGGGCGGCCTCGACCGTGGCGCAGCCATCGGGTTGGTCAAGCACGGTTTCCGCCCATTCGGCGGCGACGACGGTGGGCACATGCTTGAAGCAGGCGACGGCGTCCAATTGTTCGGGGGTCAGGCCGCTGAAAGCGACGCAATCGGTGAGGGACAACATGGCCGATCTCCGTGACTGTGGAATGGCATCTGTCACTGTCTTATTCAACGCTGACGATCCTAGCATAAAGCCGTGCATAATTTCGAGATGTCCCTAGTTCTTGTAATAAAATTCGCACCGCACCATAAATGTTGCGACGCAATATGCTGCCGATTGACCAAGGTCACTTGATTCGGCGGCCTCCTGGGGGCAAGCTTCAGCCATGTTCATGAAATTCCTTTTGACCGTCGCGGTGGTCGTACTGATCTGGTTCGGCTTCCGCTTTGCCCAGCGTCTGGCCATGCAAAGGCAAGCGCCGCGCGAGCCTGCGGATCAGGCGGCCAAACCCAAGCCGCGCTTTACCCCGGATGCCGACGGCGAATCTGTGCGTGATCTGGTCAAGTGCCCGATCTGCAACACATGGCGTGCGCCCAATCTGGGCACGTGCGGGCGCAAGGAATGTCCCCATTGAAGGTGTGTCGATGAACAAGCTCATGGTCTTGTTGACGGTGTTGAGCCTGACCGGCTGCGCTTTGCCGCCACCGGATCAGCCGGCCCATCCCAGCCGCATGGGGCGGTTTTTGGGGCTGGTGTCGCAATGCGGCTGTTCGGATATCGGTCCCGACCGCATGCTGGCCGAATACGGCAAGGCGGTGGCCGGGCGCTATGGCGAGGCCGACATCAAATCCATGCGTGGCTACGTGGATCTGGGCCTGTCGGAGAAATTCGACAACCAGCTGGAAATATGTGCCGAGGCGTGCGGTCAGTCGTGCATGGTCAATGCCGTCGCCGAAGCCATGGGCGGGCGCCCCATCGCTGGCGCCGGCACCTGTCTGGTATCGGAACGCGACCTGCACCTGACGGTGGGGCGGACCGGCGGCGACTGGGATTAACGCATTGACCGTGAAAAAGTCCCTCGGCTTTGCCTCGGTGTACTTTTCCCCGATTTGAATAGGGAAAACCCGTGCTCAAGCAAGCTTTCCGCGCGGGTTTAAATCTCTTCCCCGCCAGGAGACAGGCAAAGCCTGTCTCCTGGAAAACAGAAACGGGAAAAATAGGCGCAGGGCCGCCCCAAGCCTATTTTTCTCCAATTTTATCAACGGGGAAAAGTACACTGAGCGAAGCGAAGGACTTTTTCACGAATTTCCCCACCAATAGACCCAGACGAACAGAAACAGCCAGACCACATCGACGAAGTGCCAGTACCAGGCGGCGGCCTCGAAGCCCACATGCTGGCCGGGGGTGAAGTGGCCCGTTTGGGCGCGCAAGGTGCAGACGATCAGGAAGCACACGCCGACCAGCACATGGAAGCCGTGGAAGCCGGTGGCCATGTAGAACACCGACGGGTAGACACCTTCGGTGAATTTGAAGGTGGCTTCGCCGTATTCGACCATTTGCAGGCTGAGGAACAATATCCCCAGCGCCACCGTGACCGCCAGACCCAGCACCGATTGCCGCTGATGGCCCTTGCTGACGCCATGATGGGCCCAGGTCAGCGTCGCCCCCGAACTCAGCAGGATCAGGGTGTTGATGAAGGGCAGGCTCCAGGTGTGCAGGGGCTCGATGCCGGCGGGCGGCCACTGGCTGACCGACGGGTTGACCCCCAGGGCGCCGTTGAAGAAGGCCCAGAAGAAGCCTGCGAAGAACATCACCTCCGAGGCGATGAACAGCGCCATGCCCAGGCGCAGGCCATGGCGGACGGCGGGGGTGTGGGCATGGTCGCGCCGGGCTTCGCGCACCACGTCGCGCCACCACAAAAACGCGGTGACGGCGACGATGGCCAGACCGGCCAGCATCCAGCCCTTTTGCCCGCGATCGTGGAACCACTGCACCGCCCCCAGGGCCATGATGAAGGCGCCGATGGAGGCGGTCAGCGGCCAGGGGCTGGGATTGAGCAGATGAAAGGGATGATCGGAATGGCTGTCGCTCATGACCGGTCCCGCCTGTGGCTGATGGGGAAGAAGGTATAGGACAGGGTGATGGTGGTGATTTCCGCCGTGCTTTCGTCATCGGCCAGGGCCGGATCGACGAAGAAGCTGACCGGCATGTCCACGCTTTGCCCCGGCTCCAGCCGTTGTTCGGTGAAGCAGAAGCATTGCACCTTGTTGAAATAGCGTCCGGCCTTGGCCGGGGTGACGTTGAAGGTGGCGGTGCCGATCACCGGCTGGTCCGACAGATTGGTGGCGCTGTAGATGGCCAGGGTCTGCTCGCCCAGATGGGTGCTGATCTGCCGCTGTTCGGGGGTGAAGCGCCAGGGCATGCCCTTGGCCAGCGAGGCGTCGAAACGGACGATGATAGGCCGCCCGTTCACGCCTTCCGGGGCGGCGGCGACACGGGTGGTGCCGCCAT
This is a stretch of genomic DNA from Magnetospirillum gryphiswaldense MSR-1 v2. It encodes these proteins:
- the thiS gene encoding sulfur carrier protein ThiS, which encodes MKVMINGEERALAAAQSVEAVLLGLGIDPRKVAVERNLEIVPKSTYAQVMVGDGDRLEIVHFIGGGSADVVSDDYFEVAGRKFRSRLLVGTGKYKDFDETAKAIAESGAEIVTVAVRRVNLSDPSQPMLVDYVSPKQYTYLPNTAGCFTADDAVRTLRLAREAGGWDLVKLEVLGDQKTLYPNMPETLKAAEALIKDGFKVMVYCSDDPIQAKMLEDMGCVAIMPLGSLIGSGLGIINPINIRLIKESAKVPVLVDAGVGTASDAAVAMELGCDGVLMNTAIAAAKDPIGMAKAMRLAVEAGRLAYLSGRMPKKMYADPSSPLAGLI
- a CDS encoding type III PLP-dependent enzyme → MTAKIARFLEEVRPATPCVVVDLDVVRDNYMGLRHWLPLAQVYYAVKANPAPEIIRMLVGLGSSFDVASRGEVDLCLENGARADNISFGNTIKKQSDIAYAYSKGVRLYAFDSEAELEKLAESAPGSRVFCRILMTCDGAEWPLSRKFGCEIEMAKDLLVKARELGMDPYGVSFHVGSQQTDLNQWDIAVGKAAMLFTALNEAGIDLKMMNLGGGFPAKYRTDIPAVERYADAVMHAMTNHFGNALPAMIIEPGRSLVGDAGVLEAEVVLISKKSYDEDVRWVYLDIGKFGGLAETMDEAIKYRIQTPRDGEETAPVVLAGPTCDSADILYEKAGYEMPVTLKVGDKVRILSTGAYTTSYSAVNFNGFAPLKAYFI
- a CDS encoding cytochrome c oxidase subunit 3 → MSDSHSDHPFHLLNPSPWPLTASIGAFIMALGAVQWFHDRGQKGWMLAGLAIVAVTAFLWWRDVVREARRDHAHTPAVRHGLRLGMALFIASEVMFFAGFFWAFFNGALGVNPSVSQWPPAGIEPLHTWSLPFINTLILLSSGATLTWAHHGVSKGHQRQSVLGLAVTVALGILFLSLQMVEYGEATFKFTEGVYPSVFYMATGFHGFHVLVGVCFLIVCTLRAQTGHFTPGQHVGFEAAAWYWHFVDVVWLFLFVWVYWWGNS
- a CDS encoding cytochrome c oxidase assembly protein, translating into MSSRRRQRVTVAASLAAVVFMIGLVAASVPLYDLFCRVTGYGGTTRVAAAPEGVNGRPIIVRFDASLAKGMPWRFTPEQRQISTHLGEQTLAIYSATNLSDQPVIGTATFNVTPAKAGRYFNKVQCFCFTEQRLEPGQSVDMPVSFFVDPALADDESTAEITTITLSYTFFPISHRRDRS